Proteins co-encoded in one Capsicum annuum cultivar UCD-10X-F1 chromosome 9, UCD10Xv1.1, whole genome shotgun sequence genomic window:
- the LOC107841586 gene encoding glycine-rich cell wall structural protein 1-like — MDDRMSANAWSSRMRQKNRRKLFPKNVGEEVLGWRRRWRWTRWWCRPGGGVGGGEGGGSGHGGGFGVREGGVGGELGGGVGGGGIGGGSRHDGGFGAGGGVGGGAGGGGAVGSKVAKGVGGGKFGGGGRGGVGEGSGHGDGFDAGGRVGGARGGLGE; from the exons ATGGATGATCGCATGTCTGCTAACGCTTGGAGTTCTAGGATGCGCCAAAAAAACAGAAGGAAATTGTTTCCCAAGAAC GTAGGGGAGGAGGTCTTGGGTTGGAGGAGAAGGTGGAGGTGGACTAGGTGGTGGTGCAGGCCTGGAGGAGGTGTTGGTGGTGGAGAGGGTGGGGGTTCAGGTCATGGTGGTGGATTTGGAGTTAGAGAAGGTGGCGTTGGAGGAGAACTTGGTGGTGGAGTTGGTGGAGGAGGTATCGGAGGTGGTTCTAGACATGATGGAGGATTTGGAGCCGGAGGTGGTGTAGGTGGTGGCGCTGGAGGAG GTGGTGCAGTTGGAAGCAAAGTTGCTAAAGGAGTAGGAGGAGGCAAATTTGGAGGTGGTGGTAGAGGTGGAGTAGGAGAAGGATCAGGTCATGGTGATGGTTTTGATGCGGGTGGACGGGTAGGTGGGGCAAGGGGAGGATTAGGGGAGTAA